The nucleotide window TTTGGGTGGAAAAGTACCAGCTACTTTGGACTTCTGATTGTCTTTGCGGTTGTCATAGGCAAGTACACACACTTTTTATCAGCATCCTTCATTCTGATGACGATGCACATCTTATCGACGAAGTGTATTGCATACGATGATTAATTAGTAGCCCATGACTTGATAAAATAGACAATGTTGAGACTGAACAGCTGTATTGTCTCGCAAAATCGGTGCTTAAACGTTGGGGGTATGTGTATATCGCACACAGGAGGAttagttttttaattgaagaaaatttctaGAAGAAGAGGGAACGGCAGTTTACACGTTCTCAGCCGTTGAACAATTGGGTGCTTGTCTCCCCTTTTGGTTGTCGTTAAAACCTACTCTTCTCTTTCCCCCTCGGTTTCTCTTTCAGCATGATATCTTCAGGCGCGTTCATGGACAATCGTCCACTTCCGGTTCTCATTATTCAACTTGAATCAACCCTTTCTGTGCCCATGATTTAGTTTAATTCTCGAGAGATTCTGAAAGAATCAACGGATTTCTACCGTCGGATAATACTTTTGTTCTTCTCAGAGAACAATAGatctaaataataataatcatgatGAAACTGTTTCATTTTCGTCTTAATCGTGTTTCAACTTTGACTGAATGGAATTAGAAGGAGTCTCTAGAAGGTTTGATAGAGGACGACAATTTGGAGGCATTTGGCATTCTctcgttatttatttatttattcatttttcactaCAGATTGCCATGGACAAGTGGGCAAACCGTGTCAGACTGACTCGGTGGGTTCATCGGATTCCTGCGGTGTGAATGAGAGATGTGTGCAGAGTACAACATTAAATAACACTGCAAAATGCGAGTGTCAGAGAGGTTTTAACGCAGTGGCTGGGGATTGCATTGTTGTGTCAACGACAACTGCTTCCCCCACAGAGTCTGCGGATCACATAAATGAGCCCGAATCTTCAGGTGAAGCCTTCAAATAATTCAGCTCAATTTTATAGCGAAACTTAAGCCCCCACTTTCCTGGGTTTTTCAGAATATATTATgtggacaatttttattatactttcattaaaaaaacagcctaatatattttttgcagGCAGTTCTGTAGCAGTTGGATTACTAGTCCCAACATTTCTACTTCTCCTCGGTGGCCTTGGATTCTGCATTATTAGACGATACAGATTGCTTCCCTGTCGTAGAAATATGTATGGAAATGTGTTGGTAACACGAGAGGAGGACGATGACGACGATCCTCCAATCGCCTAAGTAAATGATTAAACTGAAAAATCCTAAAGAAACGATAAAGAAAAGACTGAGAAATTTTCAACCTAAACAAAAAAGTCTCCATTGTCATCGAGAATTGAAGTAAAACaatgatattttaattttataatcctAAACATTTAATTCAAGGGAATTGAAAGTTCAGCCATTTTCgcattcccttggttatcaaaattactgtttttatttcttgtttTCCAACTTGGTGGAAGGATACCTCTGTTGAATCGTTAATCGTTAGAagttgaagggaaaaaaaacagtaATGCCGAGGCCAAATGTGTAAAGAAGCGCTTAAACGCTTAAATGCATATATTTATGTCTACATGATATTccaagagaaaaaataagtCCATTGATTGCAGATAACTTTAAGATGCATGTAATGAATGCAACTGTTATTTCTGCATAATTAGGTTGTtgcgtgattttttaaatgagttTTTTAAACAAAGTGATTCATAATTTAGTGAAAAATACTGTatacctattttttttatttaaaaaacaaaaattattttgacaaaCAAAATCGTACCTCATGAGATCATAAGTTAGACGTTTTCAGTCGtatgtt belongs to Diachasmimorpha longicaudata isolate KC_UGA_2023 chromosome 10, iyDiaLong2, whole genome shotgun sequence and includes:
- the LOC135166843 gene encoding uncharacterized protein LOC135166843; this encodes MFGWKSTSYFGLLIVFAVVIDCHGQVGKPCQTDSVGSSDSCGVNERCVQSTTLNNTAKCECQRGFNAVAGDCIVVSTTTASPTESADHINEPESSGSSVAVGLLVPTFLLLLGGLGFCIIRRYRLLPCRRNMYGNVLVTREEDDDDDPPIA